Proteins from a single region of Anthonomus grandis grandis chromosome 10, icAntGran1.3, whole genome shotgun sequence:
- the LOC126741355 gene encoding uncharacterized protein LOC126741355, whose protein sequence is MVEYTYPYNRDDLVILIPVQLSISRPFYATPYSIAITLCIIAMLYLYFKAVKEPRSLVEVFIIFLLIFSGRSLHQEINTKYFRIFFMSLMVIAFYACTLFNIQILSSLTLKPAALAVKSVEEFARTNYVIYSTKTIKNVLLGSLQSDTVKTILKRMVILAGETDDKLIEERLRNCSADYAVICRKSTALYYLELSNVQGKDFCYNIVPEPIMPSLVTYILAYRSPFQDKFNEVLSRIIENGLVANYTEYQTKKRVKIADEFKPFGMTSSNERSGWVILVFGLVVAFFTFLIEVFLWPQVEVCRE, encoded by the coding sequence GTGGAATACACTTATCCATACAACAGAGACGACCTAGTAATCCTGATCCCAGTGCAGCTATCCATATCGCGGCCCTTCTACGCTACGCCATATTCAATTGCAATAACTTTATGCATAATTGCGATGCTTTATCTATACTTTAAGGCGGTAAAGGAACCTAGATCATTGGTTGAAGTGTTCATCATCTTCTTGTTGATCTTCAGCGGAAGATCTCTTCACCAAGAGATCAATACGAAATATTTCCGTATATTCTTTATGAGCCTGATGGTCATCGCCTTTTATGCCTGTACGTTATTTAATATCCAAATACTCTCATCGCTTACCTTAAAACCAGCGGCGCTAGCAGTGAAATCAGTGGAGGAGTTCGCCAGGACCAACTACGTCATTTATTCCACTAAAACTATTAAGAACGTCCTCTTGGGATCCTTACAGAGCGACACAGTGAAAACGATCCTTAAAAGAATGGTGATCTTAGCGGGAGAAACCGATGACAAGTTAATAGAAGAAAGACTAAGAAACTGTAGTGCGGACTATGCGGTTATCTGCAGGAAAAGCACCGCGCTATACTACTTGGAGCTGAGCAACGTCCAAGGCAAAGATTTCTGCTACAACATCGTTCCGGAGCCAATAATGCCGTCGCTGGTAACGTACATTTTGGCCTACCGATCGCCGTTCCAGGACAAGTTCAATGAGGTACTATCCAGGATCATCGAGAACGGACTGGTGGCGAACTATACGGAGTATCAAACGAAGAAGAGGGTGAAAATTGCGGACGAGTTTAAACCCTTTGGGATGACGAGTAGTAACGAGAGATCCGGATGGGTGATACTGGTTTTCGGCCTGGTTGTTgcttttttcacttttttgatTGAGGTTTTCTTGTGGCCTCAGGTAGAGGTTTGTAGGGAATAA